Proteins encoded by one window of Porphyromonas vaginalis:
- a CDS encoding efflux RND transporter permease subunit gives MKIVKLSIQRPIYVTVLFILLTVLGYLSFKSLSAELMPKFTPPLLNVQIIYPGASPSEVENSLTQKAEEVLSSMEGIDQMQSYSFEGMSMIMVSFDFGTDIDKAMTEAQNRLAAKRAELPREVFAPRISKVSVDEKPILILSARADIGSTELYDLVDKRIVPELSHIKGIANVDLVGGVEREIQINLDKGRMQEFGITPMMVQGAIRASNLDFPTGYLQSDETQMAVRLSGKITSIEELRQIILRNVSGAPIRLEDVAEVVDGVKDPVKMGRVNGQEAILLNILKQSDANALQVSEAVGKQIQSLEEQYASEGLKVEVAQDTTTFTRNAISSVLTDLLLAILLVSLVILLFLHNVRNALIVMVVVPVSLISSFIGMRIFGFTLNMMSLLALSLVIGVLVDDAIVVIENVYRHMEMGKNRVRATWDALSEIGLTVISVTLVLVVVFLPIIFTNSLVSDILRQFCAVIVIAILFSLLAALTLVPLLTSRLGNIQPLRNDRPLGRMLTSFERGISRFAEGISSLTRWGLSHRWALAGIVVALMAAVLVLFPLGFINFEFQPYMDRQECIIQLEMPKDISMAESNQLVRKAETWLMQRPEVEKVVTMVGLTSDNSQSSKGTPYLAELDVKLRKTPEGTEAYVARIRKPLTDYLVDARVNVYSVSMTGTVSKAAVEYIVSGADKDSVALFADKALALLSTIPGVIQPTLSVENATPEILVRVDRDKMSNLGLTLDNVGGMMQTLFQGNDQLRYTQGDYEYAINIRADKLSRRSIEDVASLTVANPQGDLIQLSQFADVTLGIGPSRLERFNRNSSVTLRAQAYGVPAGAIAKQFMGQLSEAQMPQGVQIQTAGDMKKMADSMSVLTTAILLSLLFIYLALVLLYNNWTDPLVVMVAIPLSIVGALLALAMSNTAMSIYAMLGMVMLVGLVAKNAILLVDFANEARGEGLSVDEALIQAVKLRTRPILMTALSTIIGMLPVALSRGSGAELRTGMAWVIIGGMALSTLLTLIVVPALYKAFHARQRTSSKPKVDIEALMQE, from the coding sequence ATGAAAATCGTAAAGTTATCTATCCAACGCCCCATCTACGTCACAGTACTCTTCATACTGCTGACTGTGCTGGGGTACTTGAGCTTCAAGAGCTTGAGTGCAGAGTTGATGCCTAAGTTTACACCGCCTCTGCTCAACGTACAGATCATCTACCCAGGCGCATCGCCTAGCGAGGTGGAGAACTCGCTAACGCAAAAGGCCGAGGAGGTGCTCTCCAGCATGGAGGGCATTGATCAGATGCAGTCTTACTCTTTCGAGGGTATGTCGATGATCATGGTCTCCTTTGACTTTGGTACCGACATTGACAAAGCTATGACCGAGGCGCAAAACCGTCTTGCTGCCAAGCGTGCCGAGCTTCCTCGCGAAGTCTTTGCCCCTCGTATATCTAAGGTGTCAGTAGATGAGAAGCCTATCCTGATCCTCTCCGCCAGAGCCGACATCGGCTCCACAGAGCTCTACGACCTTGTGGACAAGCGCATCGTCCCCGAGCTATCGCACATCAAGGGCATCGCCAATGTAGACCTCGTCGGTGGTGTAGAACGTGAGATACAGATCAACCTTGACAAGGGACGCATGCAGGAGTTTGGCATCACACCGATGATGGTGCAGGGTGCCATCAGAGCGTCCAACCTCGACTTCCCGACAGGTTACCTGCAGAGCGACGAAACGCAGATGGCCGTACGTCTTTCTGGCAAAATAACCTCTATCGAGGAGCTACGCCAGATCATCCTGCGCAATGTCTCTGGCGCACCCATACGTCTAGAGGATGTCGCTGAGGTAGTAGACGGGGTCAAAGACCCTGTCAAGATGGGACGCGTCAATGGTCAGGAGGCGATCCTGCTCAATATCCTCAAGCAGTCCGATGCCAATGCGCTCCAGGTGAGCGAAGCTGTCGGCAAGCAGATCCAAAGCCTTGAGGAGCAGTACGCCTCTGAGGGACTCAAAGTGGAGGTAGCACAAGACACAACCACCTTCACGCGCAACGCCATCAGCTCCGTGCTGACCGACCTGCTCCTAGCGATCCTACTCGTATCGCTCGTGATACTGCTCTTCCTGCACAACGTGCGCAATGCGCTCATCGTGATGGTCGTGGTGCCCGTATCGCTCATCTCCTCCTTCATCGGGATGCGCATCTTCGGCTTCACCCTCAATATGATGTCGCTCCTAGCCCTCTCACTGGTCATCGGGGTCCTCGTTGACGATGCCATCGTGGTCATCGAGAATGTCTACCGCCACATGGAGATGGGCAAGAACCGTGTCCGAGCCACTTGGGACGCACTCAGCGAAATCGGGCTCACGGTCATCTCCGTGACGCTCGTCCTCGTGGTGGTCTTCCTCCCGATCATCTTTACCAATTCGCTGGTGTCGGACATCTTGCGTCAGTTCTGCGCTGTGATCGTCATCGCCATCCTCTTTAGCCTACTCGCTGCCCTCACCTTGGTGCCTCTGCTCACATCTAGGCTGGGCAACATACAGCCACTACGTAACGACCGTCCGCTGGGTCGTATGCTCACGAGCTTCGAGCGTGGCATCAGCCGCTTTGCCGAGGGCATTTCGTCGCTCACACGCTGGGGACTAAGCCACCGCTGGGCTTTGGCAGGCATCGTCGTCGCGCTGATGGCTGCGGTGCTGGTCCTCTTCCCCTTGGGCTTTATCAACTTTGAGTTCCAGCCCTACATGGACCGCCAAGAGTGTATCATACAGCTCGAGATGCCCAAGGACATCTCTATGGCTGAGTCCAACCAGCTCGTGCGCAAGGCTGAGACGTGGCTCATGCAGCGCCCCGAGGTGGAGAAAGTGGTGACCATGGTCGGACTAACGAGTGACAACAGCCAGAGCAGCAAAGGTACCCCCTACCTCGCCGAGCTAGATGTCAAGCTACGGAAGACGCCCGAAGGTACCGAAGCCTACGTGGCTCGTATCCGCAAACCTCTGACCGACTACCTCGTTGATGCGCGTGTCAACGTCTATAGTGTGAGCATGACTGGCACCGTCTCCAAGGCGGCTGTCGAGTACATCGTTTCAGGTGCGGACAAGGATTCGGTGGCGCTCTTTGCGGACAAGGCTTTGGCGCTCCTGAGCACCATTCCGGGAGTCATACAGCCTACCCTTTCGGTCGAAAACGCTACCCCCGAGATCCTCGTGCGAGTGGATCGTGATAAGATGTCCAATCTGGGACTAACGCTAGACAATGTGGGGGGTATGATGCAGACCCTCTTCCAGGGCAATGACCAGCTCCGCTACACGCAGGGGGACTACGAGTATGCGATAAATATACGTGCCGACAAGCTCTCTCGTCGCTCCATCGAAGATGTGGCAAGTCTCACCGTCGCCAATCCGCAAGGCGACCTGATACAGTTGTCGCAGTTTGCCGATGTGACGCTCGGCATCGGGCCTAGTCGCTTGGAGCGCTTCAACCGCAACAGCTCCGTGACCCTGCGTGCACAAGCCTACGGCGTACCTGCAGGAGCCATCGCCAAGCAGTTTATGGGGCAGCTCAGCGAGGCGCAGATGCCCCAAGGCGTACAGATACAGACCGCTGGAGATATGAAGAAGATGGCCGACTCGATGAGCGTCCTCACCACCGCTATCCTGCTCTCCCTACTCTTCATCTACCTAGCCCTCGTCCTACTGTACAACAACTGGACGGATCCGCTCGTCGTCATGGTCGCCATCCCACTATCCATCGTGGGGGCGCTCTTAGCCTTGGCTATGAGCAATACCGCTATGAGCATCTACGCCATGCTCGGCATGGTGATGCTGGTGGGACTGGTCGCCAAGAATGCGATCCTACTGGTGGACTTTGCCAACGAAGCTCGTGGCGAAGGCTTGTCCGTGGACGAAGCACTTATTCAGGCGGTCAAGCTCCGTACCCGCCCGATCCTTATGACGGCACTATCGACCATCATCGGTATGCTCCCCGTAGCGCTCTCACGTGGATCGGGTGCCGAGCTACGTACCGGTATGGCGTGGGTCATCATCGGCGGTATGGCGCTCTCCACGTTGCTGACGCTGATTGTCGTACCCGCCCTCTACAAAGCCTTCCACGCTAGGCAGCGCACCAGCAGCAAGCCAAAGGTCGATATAGAAGCACTGATGCAAGAGTAA
- a CDS encoding efflux RND transporter periplasmic adaptor subunit, translating to MKRKVYLPITIVLAIGLIVLVLVLNKQSTTAKTQALLAEESAVAVRTEVVSESDYTADFTANGLVEGVQDLSFVSSLGGRVVSLYADEGDHVSKGKLLVQLDAETLRADAESSRVAYEAAKKDYERFQQAHSQGGVTDQQLSTMHTQMVAAQGRYISSRSRLTDASIKAPISGEIYKRYVEVGSYVNPGTKLFDIVDDSQLKASCFVTERQRLQLTKGQTVSVESELYPGQTITGKISMVGDKANHALAFPVDVTLDKQSTDGLRPGMYVSVSFGNQQETHGILIPRRAIVGSVKDAHVYVVEQGVAKQKAITAGSLIGDRIEVLSGLQAGESVIVAGLINVSDGLPVKTINE from the coding sequence ATGAAACGAAAAGTCTATCTACCGATAACCATCGTGCTAGCTATCGGACTCATCGTACTAGTCCTAGTACTGAACAAGCAATCCACCACCGCCAAGACACAAGCCCTCCTCGCTGAGGAGTCGGCCGTGGCTGTACGCACAGAGGTAGTCAGCGAGAGCGACTATACCGCAGACTTCACCGCCAATGGACTCGTGGAGGGTGTGCAAGATCTATCCTTCGTCTCCAGTCTCGGCGGACGCGTCGTCTCGCTCTATGCCGACGAGGGCGACCATGTCTCCAAGGGCAAGCTACTCGTACAGCTCGATGCCGAGACGCTCCGAGCCGATGCCGAGTCTAGTCGTGTAGCTTACGAAGCAGCCAAGAAGGACTACGAGCGCTTTCAGCAGGCGCACAGTCAGGGCGGTGTCACCGACCAGCAGCTCTCGACGATGCACACGCAGATGGTCGCAGCCCAGGGACGGTACATATCTAGTCGCAGTCGCCTTACCGATGCCTCTATCAAGGCGCCTATCTCGGGAGAGATCTACAAGCGCTACGTAGAGGTCGGGAGCTATGTCAACCCAGGCACGAAGCTCTTTGACATCGTTGATGACTCACAGCTCAAGGCTAGTTGCTTCGTGACCGAGCGCCAGCGTTTACAACTCACCAAGGGACAGACAGTCTCCGTGGAGAGCGAGCTTTACCCTGGTCAGACGATCACGGGCAAGATTTCAATGGTAGGTGACAAGGCGAACCATGCGCTCGCCTTCCCCGTGGATGTAACGCTAGACAAGCAGAGCACCGACGGACTGCGCCCTGGGATGTATGTCTCCGTATCCTTCGGCAATCAGCAGGAGACACATGGTATCTTGATTCCCCGCCGCGCTATCGTCGGCAGCGTCAAGGACGCTCACGTTTATGTCGTAGAGCAGGGCGTAGCTAAGCAGAAGGCGATCACCGCGGGTTCTCTCATCGGTGACCGCATTGAGGTGCTGAGCGGACTACAAGCTGGCGAAAGCGTCATCGTAGCCGGACTCATCAACGTATCGGACGGACTACCCGTCAAGACCATCAACGAGTGA
- a CDS encoding TolC family protein codes for MIKSNRRTGLLLISLLLLVASGYAQESYSLQQCLNYAVQHNSNVKKSSYDQEKAKQARKEVIGALMPQISGSAALNDNVKKAKFIMPNFMNNMLPEKMRDPNASQYMTIEMGTQYSANAGVAVNQQILNMSLFNTLDIAKVSERMATLAATSTEEDVIAQTATLYYGAQVTQYAAEQMGHSVELVDKMLRTMEASYSSGLIKKVDVDRLKVNLTNLKTQQAAIESGLEVQKNLLKLQMGLEVTEPIVIAPLDLDQLAQQEIAESGSATFDPVQHIAYQQLQEREKMAQLQERSKRYDYIPTLSLAFNAQYNYTSDKLFGGGNTQYSYPTAMLGLSLRVPIFSGLSHLSKVRESHMDLLKAQEDLRSLDQSLRMAHLNASLKLQDTQRTISLQKENQTLAAQVFDLAQQNFTLGVASLSDVLNASQSLVQAQMSYANALGDYIKAYIDLKKSKGEIRDLMN; via the coding sequence ATGATAAAATCTAATCGTCGCACTGGGCTGCTCCTCATCAGCCTGCTCCTGCTCGTAGCCTCAGGCTATGCTCAGGAGAGCTACTCGCTACAGCAATGTCTCAACTATGCTGTGCAGCACAACAGTAATGTCAAGAAATCATCCTACGATCAGGAGAAAGCGAAGCAGGCTCGCAAAGAGGTGATCGGAGCTTTGATGCCTCAGATCAGCGGGTCGGCTGCGCTAAATGACAACGTAAAGAAGGCTAAGTTCATCATGCCGAACTTTATGAACAATATGCTCCCCGAGAAGATGCGCGACCCCAACGCTTCACAGTATATGACCATCGAGATGGGTACGCAGTACAGTGCCAACGCTGGAGTCGCTGTCAATCAGCAGATACTCAATATGTCGCTCTTTAACACGCTCGACATTGCCAAGGTCTCTGAGCGCATGGCGACACTAGCTGCGACCTCGACCGAGGAGGATGTGATCGCCCAGACGGCAACACTGTATTATGGAGCTCAGGTCACGCAGTATGCGGCCGAGCAGATGGGGCATAGTGTAGAGCTAGTGGACAAGATGCTCCGCACGATGGAGGCTAGCTACTCCAGTGGCTTGATCAAGAAGGTAGACGTGGATCGTCTCAAGGTCAACCTGACCAACCTCAAGACACAGCAAGCAGCTATCGAGAGCGGACTGGAGGTGCAGAAAAACCTCCTCAAGCTACAGATGGGTCTAGAGGTCACAGAGCCGATCGTGATCGCTCCGCTAGACTTAGACCAGCTAGCTCAGCAGGAGATCGCCGAGAGTGGCTCAGCAACCTTTGACCCCGTGCAGCATATCGCCTACCAGCAGCTGCAAGAGCGTGAGAAGATGGCGCAGCTACAGGAGCGCTCTAAGCGGTATGACTACATCCCTACCCTATCTCTTGCCTTCAATGCTCAGTACAACTATACGAGCGACAAGCTCTTTGGCGGTGGCAACACGCAGTACAGTTACCCGACAGCGATGCTGGGGCTGAGCCTGCGGGTACCTATCTTTAGTGGTCTCTCTCATCTCTCCAAGGTGCGCGAGAGTCACATGGATCTGCTCAAGGCGCAGGAGGATCTGCGCTCTCTCGATCAGTCGCTACGCATGGCGCATCTCAACGCTTCGCTCAAGCTACAAGACACTCAGCGGACGATCTCACTGCAAAAGGAAAACCAAACCCTCGCAGCACAGGTCTTCGACCTAGCACAGCAAAACTTCACCCTCGGTGTAGCTTCGCTCTCAGATGTGCTCAATGCGAGTCAGTCGCTCGTGCAGGCGCAGATGTCTTACGCCAACGCCCTCGGCGACTATATCAAAGCCTACATCGATCTCAAGAAGAGCAAAGGCGAGATCAGAGACTTAATGAATTAA
- a CDS encoding TetR/AcrR family transcriptional regulator → MNTNSRKDNYVAKAISILKQEGFRLSLDKMATKMGITKKTLYNNFSSKEELLKECVHAISGDFQRVLSILDDEEVSAIESLTKCFAQLDELFVTLNPVFFSDLMRSNPDQAMLEHVMGSNYFGEKMTANLQRGVQTGLYRADLDIPFVCEYMSYSIFGFYIQAVIRSKPLPSGSYFASILQYHLRAIVSTQGN, encoded by the coding sequence ATGAATACAAATAGTCGCAAGGATAACTATGTAGCCAAGGCGATCAGCATACTCAAGCAGGAGGGCTTCAGACTATCGCTCGATAAGATGGCTACCAAGATGGGGATCACGAAGAAGACCCTCTACAATAACTTCAGCTCCAAGGAGGAGCTGCTTAAGGAGTGCGTGCACGCTATCTCGGGAGACTTCCAGCGTGTGCTCTCGATACTCGATGACGAGGAGGTGAGTGCCATAGAGAGCTTGACAAAGTGCTTCGCACAGCTAGACGAGCTCTTCGTAACGCTGAACCCCGTCTTCTTCTCCGACCTGATGCGTAGCAATCCCGACCAGGCGATGCTGGAGCATGTCATGGGGTCTAACTACTTCGGCGAGAAGATGACGGCCAATCTACAGCGGGGCGTCCAGACGGGTCTCTATAGGGCCGATCTAGACATCCCCTTCGTATGCGAGTATATGTCTTACTCGATATTTGGCTTTTACATACAGGCAGTGATTCGCAGTAAGCCGTTACCCTCGGGTAGCTACTTCGCCTCCATACTACAGTATCACTTACGAGCTATCGTCTCGACACAAGGGAATTAG
- a CDS encoding choice-of-anchor J domain-containing protein, giving the protein MRQRLYLFTLLLLGLLSSSHAQSNPYGVDPTATPIACTTIDLDFEDGQLPTDWLNVSLEGSRQWVLKTFDENTALRMTAYQSGSKCTTAFVSPLIEFPANEGRGYQLNFWSHTGYANGAKLVTKLLDRNGNVVQVLEEFIKESHPDWAPFWDEHTLYLPDTTEPGYICFEYIGNDDNTQGPIMTTTYEIDDIVIEPANAEQELTASVSSYDFYSRAINEDHTYTITFLGRNLPEDIQLSLTDSSKVFTLSTTTLPKEGGELVITYHPTEGGSHSASLSATAGDLYEGIMLYGRGLDPSNPYNVNVTMTPQALNEDFEPYGWDDSGYNLPKGWSQIPLKGRLAWEVRDYNNNMFLQINPFGLGVEVETAVTTPLIDMDPTKSYTLSFDYNWGFANGAELSVLLLDKAGKVVKELTTLSHTDNVLWRDDFTPMEILLPSGCDDSFITFLYRGLDSDDKSLKRTTAYRLDNVKVYAESDQPSSGSIKASESRVDFGEFLVGERDEYQISLTGEDLSEDMTISLEGDEGFTISPTTLPKEGGDITIAFDAKKSGSFTTKILVKSGEASLAIPVLATVEGNEGDDDDDPTPASYHFDTTATPISLNEDFESGSLPEGWSSQALVGTRQWIIKEYNSNQYAQFSAFKSGEQLTVGLITPLVAIDAAKEYELQFDLKSGFCNGATLKVCLYDAQGQLTKELKTFTATESEQGYADNFTTETIVLPKGISNSFILFEYEGDDSSQSKRTTTYQVDNVKVSQITSLQDVVTAPAYTIDGVKLILTDHSSLTLYTVDGTMVAHGDYPAMSQLTLEPSKCYILLLNGITYKLMTRE; this is encoded by the coding sequence ATGAGACAAAGACTTTACCTCTTCACCTTACTACTCCTAGGACTACTGAGCTCCTCACACGCTCAGAGCAATCCCTACGGAGTAGATCCGACAGCCACCCCTATCGCCTGCACGACGATAGATCTAGACTTCGAAGATGGGCAACTCCCTACTGACTGGCTCAATGTATCTCTAGAGGGATCACGCCAGTGGGTCCTTAAGACCTTTGACGAGAATACGGCTCTACGTATGACAGCTTACCAATCGGGGAGCAAGTGTACCACAGCTTTCGTATCCCCTCTGATTGAGTTCCCTGCGAATGAGGGGCGGGGCTATCAGCTAAACTTCTGGAGTCATACAGGCTATGCCAATGGAGCAAAGCTCGTGACGAAACTACTCGATCGCAATGGCAATGTGGTACAAGTCCTCGAGGAGTTCATCAAAGAAAGTCATCCAGACTGGGCTCCCTTTTGGGATGAGCACACACTCTACCTACCTGACACGACAGAGCCAGGCTATATATGCTTTGAGTACATCGGCAATGACGACAACACGCAAGGACCTATCATGACCACGACCTACGAGATCGATGACATCGTCATAGAGCCTGCCAACGCTGAGCAAGAGCTCACCGCCTCCGTAAGTAGCTACGACTTCTATAGTCGTGCGATCAACGAGGATCACACCTACACTATCACCTTCCTCGGGCGCAACCTCCCTGAGGACATACAGCTCTCACTCACTGACAGCAGCAAAGTATTTACCCTGAGCACCACCACCCTACCTAAGGAGGGTGGTGAGCTGGTCATCACTTATCATCCCACAGAGGGCGGCAGTCACTCAGCCTCTCTCTCCGCAACGGCTGGAGATCTTTATGAGGGGATTATGCTCTACGGACGTGGTTTGGACCCCTCTAATCCCTACAATGTGAACGTCACTATGACTCCGCAAGCTCTCAATGAGGACTTTGAGCCATACGGATGGGACGACTCTGGCTACAATCTACCCAAGGGGTGGAGTCAGATTCCTCTCAAAGGTCGTTTAGCGTGGGAGGTTCGAGATTACAACAATAATATGTTCCTACAGATCAATCCCTTTGGTCTAGGTGTAGAGGTCGAGACGGCCGTAACGACACCTCTGATCGATATGGATCCGACAAAGAGCTACACGCTATCCTTCGACTACAACTGGGGCTTTGCCAATGGAGCTGAGCTATCTGTCCTACTTTTAGACAAGGCGGGCAAGGTTGTCAAGGAGCTCACGACACTCTCCCACACCGACAATGTACTGTGGAGGGATGACTTCACTCCAATGGAGATCTTGTTGCCCTCAGGCTGTGATGATAGCTTTATCACCTTCTTGTACAGGGGGCTGGACAGTGACGACAAGAGCCTAAAACGCACGACGGCTTATCGACTAGACAATGTTAAGGTGTATGCTGAGAGCGACCAGCCCTCATCGGGTAGCATCAAGGCGAGTGAGTCTCGTGTGGACTTTGGAGAGTTTCTCGTTGGAGAGAGAGATGAGTATCAGATCTCGCTCACTGGAGAGGACTTAAGCGAGGATATGACTATATCGCTAGAGGGTGATGAAGGCTTTACCATCAGCCCCACGACCCTACCCAAGGAGGGTGGAGATATAACAATCGCCTTTGATGCTAAGAAGTCGGGATCATTTACAACCAAGATCCTAGTGAAGAGTGGCGAGGCATCTCTCGCGATTCCCGTACTAGCTACCGTAGAGGGTAACGAGGGCGATGATGACGATGATCCGACCCCAGCCTCCTACCACTTTGACACAACGGCAACACCTATCTCTCTCAATGAGGACTTTGAGTCGGGCTCCTTACCCGAGGGGTGGAGCTCACAGGCACTAGTCGGTACTCGCCAATGGATTATCAAGGAGTACAACAGTAATCAGTATGCCCAGTTCTCAGCATTTAAGAGTGGAGAGCAACTGACCGTAGGACTTATTACGCCTCTTGTAGCGATAGACGCTGCCAAGGAGTACGAGCTGCAGTTTGACCTCAAGAGCGGATTCTGCAATGGTGCAACCCTCAAAGTCTGCCTCTACGATGCTCAGGGACAATTGACTAAGGAGCTTAAGACATTCACCGCCACGGAGTCTGAGCAGGGATATGCTGACAACTTTACCACAGAGACTATCGTCTTGCCTAAGGGCATCAGCAATAGCTTCATCCTCTTCGAGTACGAAGGCGATGATAGCTCTCAAAGCAAGCGAACCACAACCTATCAGGTAGACAATGTCAAGGTAAGCCAAATCACATCACTGCAAGATGTCGTCACAGCGCCTGCCTACACAATTGATGGAGTCAAGTTGATACTTACGGACCATAGCTCTCTGACACTCTACACAGTAGATGGTACGATGGTGGCTCACGGTGATTACCCTGCTATGAGCCAGCTCACACTTGAGCCGAGCAAATGCTACATACTGCTACTAAACGGCATCACTTACAAGCTTATGACTCGTGAGTGA
- a CDS encoding WbqC family protein — MIYTLVVREKGTPPSPPKRTIRNRCAIVGAEGVMKLSIPVLAGSSQQCSIQSVQIAEHDNWRHKHWYTIETCYGASPYYEYYAPDLVPLYLDKAHRSTSLYQHNQRLISRICQLIHHPYQWQETEQYVGTSADVCSQLLPPISTASTATEEAIASVPYYQVFAGSLGFVANLSIFDLLFNMGPESLLVLRQLHDQLSGISLL, encoded by the coding sequence CTGATTTACACTCTTGTTGTCAGAGAGAAAGGAACCCCTCCCTCCCCCCCGAAGCGGACAATACGCAATCGCTGCGCCATCGTAGGTGCCGAGGGGGTGATGAAGCTCTCTATCCCCGTCCTCGCGGGCTCCTCACAGCAGTGCTCTATCCAGTCGGTGCAGATCGCTGAGCATGACAACTGGCGACACAAGCACTGGTACACCATAGAGACCTGCTACGGCGCATCACCTTACTACGAGTACTACGCTCCCGACCTAGTGCCACTCTACCTCGACAAAGCGCACCGATCCACATCGCTCTATCAGCACAACCAACGGCTCATCTCGCGCATCTGCCAACTCATCCACCATCCCTACCAGTGGCAAGAGACGGAGCAATATGTCGGCACCTCAGCTGACGTGTGCTCACAGCTCCTGCCGCCCATCTCCACCGCCAGCACAGCGACAGAAGAGGCTATCGCCTCCGTTCCGTACTACCAAGTCTTCGCCGGGTCGCTCGGCTTCGTCGCCAATCTCAGTATCTTCGACCTGCTTTTCAATATGGGACCCGAGTCGCTCCTCGTCTTGCGACAGCTCCACGACCAGCTATCGGGCATCTCGCTTCTCTAG